A part of Streptomyces sp. NBC_01451 genomic DNA contains:
- a CDS encoding NAD(P)-dependent oxidoreductase, translating to MKAGFIGLGNMGLPMAQRIRAEGHDLTLYARRQASLEPFAGTDGVTFAATPAELGAAVDAVGICVFDAAGVEEVVFGPDGLAGAMEPGSVVLVHSTLSPAQIRSIAERATPYGLRVLDAPVSGGSPRALAGELTIMVGGDTEALADVSDLLSALSRHVVHLGGVGAGSYAKLVNNTLFAAQIALADDAMRAGEALGIDPAGLADILTTSSSACVASGVRLRAGSLAGIAGTPADATLTKDVTLTADLLGDAPGSELVDVARRFVAGMRAEDRP from the coding sequence GTGAAGGCCGGTTTCATCGGGCTCGGCAACATGGGACTGCCGATGGCTCAGCGCATCCGGGCCGAGGGCCACGACCTCACCCTCTACGCCCGCAGACAGGCTTCCCTCGAACCCTTCGCGGGTACCGACGGCGTCACGTTCGCGGCGACTCCGGCCGAGCTGGGCGCGGCGGTCGACGCGGTCGGCATCTGCGTCTTCGACGCGGCGGGCGTGGAGGAGGTCGTGTTCGGGCCGGACGGGCTGGCCGGGGCCATGGAACCGGGGAGCGTGGTGCTCGTGCACAGCACGCTGTCGCCCGCGCAGATCCGGAGCATCGCCGAGCGGGCCACGCCGTACGGCCTCCGTGTCCTCGACGCCCCGGTGAGCGGGGGCAGCCCCCGGGCGCTCGCGGGCGAGCTGACCATCATGGTGGGCGGTGACACCGAGGCACTGGCAGACGTGTCCGACCTGCTGTCCGCGCTCTCGCGGCACGTCGTGCATCTGGGCGGGGTCGGGGCCGGGTCGTACGCGAAGCTCGTCAACAACACCCTGTTCGCCGCGCAGATCGCCCTCGCCGACGACGCGATGCGGGCCGGCGAGGCGCTGGGGATCGACCCGGCGGGCCTCGCCGACATCCTGACGACGAGCAGTTCGGCCTGCGTCGCCTCGGGGGTCCGGCTGCGGGCGGGCTCCCTCGCAGGGATCGCCGGTACGCCCGCCGACGCGACCCTCACCAAGGACGTCACCCTGACGGCGGACCTGCTCGGTGACGCTCCCGGCAGCGAACTGGTCGACGTGGCACGGCGGTTCGTCGCCGGGATGCGCGCGGAGGACCGGCCCTGA
- a CDS encoding FG-GAP-like repeat-containing protein: MARRRTAARGVIATLAVLTVTSGPGPLSVPAGAATTVAADTVFQSDRYVPRKDRLYVAGPSGYLHAQEGGSGYLWTSYDTGTTTGLGDLPRGSSPAYLGSSSDTVTDVVSPTEKVVLRDMAAGTATDVALTHGVYAATYGTHVLTEARDADGDSVLWLYGAGAPAEGTTVDGWPTGITANFAVLGGDSGTAVISYALGGKRHLALVDLAAAKVTGDVTVSAAPTAVALSADRLVWYASGNTAHVLDRADLSAAETTVPLPGTGGNPYLGIAGRWLMVARSAPASSDLGDVSGRPLMAVPLAGGDALTLLRHANTSVTSTPDGGLLVAGGTDSAHWAVRKLSDTGAGTPTLTEVTAVPPVAAEIDRLSLQNGTLATEEADSSAYPAFFTRRISTAGTSYSAGARTWHMFSGNGRTGPYSTGDGRTVMVYPGSAPDQPGSSVRSLDATDSAGFFFPSTAGTVLDATGRYAIVNGTSPTRQYVGDLGVYADLKPILTRSVTAASVWGVRLWTPGTAKGVVNARDVRTNKTTDTVNTGAPCVPKELQAVGRWLYWSCGPTASAGVWDRTTKKNIPVPSGEALLGDGYLVRHDTSAGALLLTDFADGSPATRRIGDLAAGNSSLRGATWTVDKFGGPAAYVDADRRIHLVPTGVTPQPLGVVESEATDNAWESGASTDPWWQWRGLLSRPAASWTATFTSKATGAVVRTLTGGEVNGNLTARWNLRDTAGALVPNGAYTLRLTAQPADGSGAALTLSQAVNVSAGAAVRHDFTNSGTWAPDGTGDVLTLTSTGVISYRSGTEKGTFGSAMSASGWPSSVTPIPFGDLNGDRRSDILVRFSSGELRAYRTMRGQSFITGTPYTSFGKGWNQYNLLTYPGDITGDGRPDLIARKASTGEVFLYRGTSGNRLAARVRIAANWSGYKKIVGVGDLNGDGRGDLLAQDTSNTLWRYDGTGTGGFGARVKVAADWGSNYNAVIGIGDLTGDARADIVSRDTAGNVWRNSGNGKGSFGPRTRIATGWQAYKGLY; this comes from the coding sequence TTGGCCCGTCGTCGTACCGCTGCCCGTGGTGTCATAGCCACCCTCGCCGTTCTCACCGTGACCTCAGGTCCCGGCCCGCTCTCCGTCCCGGCCGGCGCGGCGACCACCGTAGCGGCGGACACCGTCTTCCAGTCGGACCGGTACGTCCCGCGCAAGGACCGGCTGTACGTCGCCGGCCCGAGCGGGTATCTGCACGCCCAGGAGGGCGGTTCGGGCTACCTCTGGACGTCGTACGACACCGGTACGACCACCGGACTGGGCGACCTCCCCCGCGGCAGCAGTCCCGCGTATCTCGGCTCGTCGTCCGACACCGTGACCGACGTCGTCTCGCCGACCGAGAAGGTCGTCCTGCGGGACATGGCCGCCGGTACCGCGACCGACGTCGCCCTCACCCACGGCGTGTACGCGGCCACGTACGGCACTCACGTACTGACCGAGGCCCGGGACGCCGACGGCGACAGTGTGCTGTGGCTGTACGGCGCCGGCGCACCCGCCGAGGGCACGACCGTCGACGGCTGGCCGACCGGAATCACCGCCAACTTCGCCGTCCTGGGGGGCGACAGCGGCACCGCCGTCATCAGCTACGCCCTCGGCGGCAAGCGTCACCTGGCTTTGGTGGACCTGGCCGCCGCGAAGGTCACCGGCGACGTGACGGTGTCCGCCGCTCCGACGGCCGTCGCCCTGAGCGCGGACCGGCTGGTCTGGTACGCGTCCGGCAACACCGCGCACGTACTGGACCGCGCCGACCTCTCGGCCGCCGAGACGACGGTGCCCCTGCCCGGCACCGGAGGCAACCCCTATCTGGGCATCGCCGGCCGCTGGCTGATGGTCGCCCGTTCCGCGCCGGCTTCCAGCGACCTGGGCGACGTGTCCGGCCGACCGCTCATGGCCGTCCCGCTGGCGGGCGGCGACGCGCTCACCCTCCTCCGGCACGCGAACACGTCGGTCACCTCGACGCCCGACGGCGGCCTCCTGGTCGCGGGCGGCACCGACTCCGCGCACTGGGCGGTACGGAAGCTCTCCGACACGGGGGCGGGGACGCCGACGCTGACGGAGGTGACCGCCGTTCCGCCGGTGGCCGCGGAGATCGACCGGCTGTCGCTGCAGAACGGCACCCTGGCCACCGAGGAGGCCGACAGCAGCGCCTACCCGGCTTTCTTCACCCGGCGGATCTCGACGGCTGGTACGTCCTACTCGGCGGGCGCGCGGACCTGGCACATGTTCAGCGGCAACGGGAGGACTGGCCCGTACTCCACCGGGGACGGGCGCACAGTGATGGTCTACCCCGGCTCCGCCCCCGACCAGCCGGGTTCGTCGGTCCGCTCCCTCGACGCCACCGACAGCGCGGGATTCTTCTTCCCCTCGACCGCCGGAACCGTCCTCGACGCCACCGGCCGCTACGCGATCGTCAACGGCACCTCCCCCACCAGGCAGTACGTCGGCGACCTCGGCGTCTACGCGGACCTCAAGCCCATCCTCACCCGCTCCGTCACCGCCGCCTCCGTCTGGGGAGTCAGGCTGTGGACCCCGGGCACCGCCAAGGGCGTCGTCAACGCGCGGGACGTACGGACCAACAAGACCACCGACACCGTGAACACCGGCGCCCCCTGCGTGCCCAAGGAACTCCAGGCCGTGGGCCGTTGGCTCTACTGGTCCTGCGGCCCGACCGCCTCGGCCGGTGTCTGGGACCGTACGACGAAGAAGAACATCCCCGTGCCGTCCGGCGAGGCGCTGCTCGGCGACGGCTATCTCGTACGCCACGACACCTCGGCCGGAGCCCTCCTCCTCACCGACTTCGCCGACGGCAGCCCGGCCACCCGGCGGATCGGCGACCTGGCGGCGGGCAACTCCAGCCTGCGCGGGGCGACTTGGACCGTGGACAAGTTCGGCGGACCGGCGGCCTACGTCGACGCCGACCGGCGGATCCATCTGGTCCCCACCGGGGTCACCCCCCAGCCGCTCGGCGTCGTCGAGTCCGAGGCGACCGACAACGCCTGGGAGAGCGGTGCGAGCACCGACCCCTGGTGGCAGTGGCGCGGACTGCTCTCCAGGCCCGCCGCCTCCTGGACGGCCACGTTCACCAGCAAGGCCACCGGCGCCGTGGTGCGTACGCTCACCGGCGGCGAGGTGAACGGCAACCTGACAGCACGGTGGAACCTCCGTGACACCGCGGGTGCGCTCGTACCCAACGGCGCGTACACGTTGAGACTGACGGCACAGCCCGCCGACGGGTCCGGCGCCGCGCTGACGCTGTCGCAAGCGGTGAACGTCTCCGCCGGGGCCGCCGTACGGCACGACTTCACCAACAGCGGCACCTGGGCGCCCGACGGGACCGGCGATGTCCTCACCCTCACGTCGACCGGTGTCATCAGCTACCGGTCCGGCACCGAGAAGGGCACGTTCGGCTCGGCCATGTCGGCCTCGGGCTGGCCGTCCTCAGTGACACCGATCCCGTTCGGCGACCTGAACGGCGACCGCCGGAGCGACATCCTCGTACGGTTCAGCAGCGGCGAACTGCGGGCGTACCGGACCATGCGCGGGCAGTCCTTCATCACCGGCACCCCGTACACCTCGTTCGGCAAGGGCTGGAACCAGTACAACCTGCTGACCTACCCCGGCGACATCACGGGCGACGGCCGCCCCGACCTGATCGCGCGCAAGGCGTCCACCGGCGAGGTGTTCCTCTACCGGGGGACCAGCGGGAACAGGCTGGCGGCACGGGTGCGCATCGCCGCGAACTGGTCGGGCTACAAGAAGATCGTGGGCGTCGGCGACCTCAACGGCGACGGCCGCGGCGACCTGCTGGCCCAGGACACGTCCAACACCCTGTGGCGGTACGACGGGACCGGCACCGGCGGCTTCGGCGCGCGGGTGAAGGTCGCCGCCGACTGGGGCTCGAACTACAACGCCGTCATCGGTATCGGCGACCTCACCGGCGACGCCAGGGCGGACATCGTCTCCCGGGACACGGCCGGCAACGTGTGGCGCAACTCCGGCAACGGCAAGGGGTCGTTCGGGCCCCGCACGAGGATCGCGACGGGCTGGCAGGCGTACAAGGGCCTTTACTGA